The region GAAGATGGTGCTCTCCTGCCGTCAGCATGAGGGGGAATGGTCGTGGTCTGGTATGCATAAACAACTCTCCTGTCAGGTATCGTTGGTTAATGCGTCCTGCCACTCACAGCGCGGGTCGTTATGTCCCGGAGTTTTCTGTTGTTGTCATCAGGTGAAGCGGTTTTCGGGGTTCACGTTTATTTCCCGTATTGAGGTAACGCTCCGGCCAGATCGCTGACGGATGTACGTCGAGCGCGATGGCAATCAGCCACTCGCCTTTCGGCCATGGGCGGTTCAGGGCATTCGCCAGCGTGGACGACGCTAGTCCCGCTTCCCGCGAGAGTTTCGCCAGACTGGTGCCGCGTTTGTGCAGGGCGGCGATGATGTCGGCGGGGTGCCAGTCTTTTTTGGCCATTTCGGTTACCTCAACTAATTGTTAATTAGGTGAAAAATTGTGATCCTTAGATTTGTAGTATTGAGTTGTTAAAAGGAGATCTAAAACATTAATACTAAGGATAACTTAGTAATATTTATTAAAGCAACACTGAAAATTCCCCTGTTTAGCGGAAATGGAAGGGGGATCTCATGTTGACGCATCGTCTTAAAGAAGCGCGGATTAAGGCGGGTTTATCGCAGGAGCGTTTAGGTATACTCGCAGGAATCGACGAAGCTACTGCCAGTCCAAGGATGAATCAGTATGAGCGGGGGACGCATGCGCCTGATTTCTCTTTAGCCTGCAAGTTTGCTGAGGTATTGAACGTACCAGCTTGCTATTTCTATACAGTTGAAGATGATTTGGCGGAACTGATGTTAATCCTGTGGTCAACATCAGAACAAAAGCGTGCAGATGTTATTGCTTATGCTAAAAACAACATTACAGCGTAATGAGCTCTATAATAAATTTATTTAAATAAATATTTTAGATGTTATTCGTTATAGCTCTACCTCTACCCTTGTCTAATGATTTAACAAGGGTAGGTTTATTATTGAGCAGTTAAAGTTGGCGTATATCGAAACCAAAATAGCGAAGTACCTTAGTTGTTCGACCATTGATAACAGGCAAGTTTTCTTTATTTATCCATCCAATCAGCTCTTGAACATTAGATTGCCCGAAAGCATTAAGCTTATACTCTTCATTATAGATGCAGTCAGACATCCTTTTAATAATATCTCCTTTTCCATATAGCAAATATATAATTGTTTTTTTAATTTGTGCAATGTCATTGCTTGTTGAAAATTCTTCTATTAATGTATATAAGCCACCTTTATAGAATCGTAAGCGATCATGAAAAGAGTGAAGTACACATAGTGCTTCAACTATTTCATCTATATTGCTTTGTTCAATTGATTGTGGTGAGTTGAATACTTTGTAAATAAGGGGATAGTTTATGGGTACAATCCTTTCTTCAAAATGGTCCCATGGGGTGGATAACCATTCATCTATTAATGTGCGGAGATGTGATTGTTGTAAATCAGTCCATCCTATTGGCTGGGTTGCCCAGGTTTCTTGAGTGGCATGATAATCGCGCACAAAACTGAAAAATGAATCAATTTCAAGTCTTAAAGGAATCTGTTCCTCTGCCACTTTTCTTGCAAAAGATGAGTATATTTCTTCTATGCATTTAAACGCATATACAGATGTTTGATATGATTTTCTATAAGACTCTAGAAAAATAGAACTTTGCGAGATATATTTTTTCCCTCGATTGATATTTGAATAGCTTATATCTCCTATTTTATCTAGAACTTCGTCGTCGAATTTTTTTATCTGAGATAATAGCTTTGAATGTTTGTTGTAAACATTTTTATAATCTTTTATTGCTTCCTTGGTTAGTACGTGTGCAGATTCCCAATAATGAGAAAAAAGTGTTGTTAGTTCTTCGAATCTATGATCTTCTGAGTTCAAGCTAACCATTATTTCTTGATTCGTAAGGAGTGCTGCGTTAGTTAAATTGGCAGAGCCTACTAATAATGTCCTGTCTCCAAAAATATAAAGTTTAGGATGGAACGAATTGTTGGTGAAAAACCTTGCTTCAATATTTTTATGTGAAAGTAATTTTTCTAAAGCAAATGGCGATGTGGGGAAACCTAGTCTTACAACAATCCTAATGTGACATCCTTTTTCTAGGAGATTGTCAATTATATCAAATTCGGTAAAGAAAGCGGAAGCAATAAATACATCCATATTGTTTTGGATATGATGCGTAAATCCATGCTTAACAAAATCCTGTTGCGAATTTCTGTTAGTATATAGATCAGTCATGCCACTCCCTTACTAATTTTTTTAGAATTATCTCTGTAATCGTAATTCCATAATCTATTTGAAGTTTTGTTCTTATACAACAGAAGTTATGGATGACGATGATAATATGTGATGTAGAATGAGGATGAGAATCAATTATCAATACTGGGTTTAATCAATTTAATGCCTGTAATCACCGCCGCCTCCAACTCACTACACCCCGTCTCCCGCATAATCCGCATTCGTTCCGCCTTCTCATGCTTCTCGGTCATTGCCAGCGCCAGATAGAGCGCTGGCGGCACCACCCGGAACAGCGCTTCCACGCGCGGCGACAGCACCACACCCTCGGTATACTGCCCCGGCGATTTCACCGCCGAGCGCAGCAGTTGGCGCTGTTCTTCCGTCAGTGCCTTAAATCGGCACACCTGATCGATCTCCTCGGGAGGCATCACCAGCAGTTCCCACCACTCGATCATGTTGAGCAGCTTCTTCGCCTCATCGGGAAAATCTGCCAGGTTCTGGGTAGCGAGCCACAGCCAGATGCCGAGCTTGCGCCACATCTTCGAACCCTTGGTCAGAAAGCGCGCCAGCAGCGGATTGACGGTAATGATATGCGCCTCATCGGTGATGTTAACAATGGGGCGTGCCAGATGCTGGTCGCGTTCGCCGAGGTTGTTGATATGGTTAATCAGTGAGATATAGCTGATGGCAAGCTGGGCTTCGTAGCCTTCGCGGGCAAAGGTGGCGAGATCCACGAGGGTTATATCCGCCTCCGGCCACATCGTGCCTTCGCGGTTAAACAACTCGCCTTCAAACCCGGCGCAGAACAGGTTGATGGATTCCGCCATCTCATACGCCCGCTGGCGACGGGCTTCTGGCAGGCTGACATCTTTTGAAAGGCCAAACAGCGCATCACGGATATCCTGCGTCAGCGTCTGACGTTTACCCTCGTAGCAGGTATGCGCGGCAGCGATAATGGCCTGGCGGATCATCGCCCGGTCCGGACGGGTAAGACGAGCATCTTCTTTCGCCTCGCCGCCAGTGATCATCAGCCGGGCGGTGATCTCCATTTCACCGAGCACATCGCGCTGGTCTTCACCGTCGTTCTCTTCGTCTTCCGGCGGTTCGGCGTCGGTGACCGCCTGTTCCACCAGTCTCCAGGCATCGGCAAACAGAGGCAGGGTGACACCGGAACCGGGGCGCAGGCTGATTTTATTCACCGTCAGGCCGTGGGCGGCGGCGTAGTCGGCCATCAGGCCAAATGAGTTTCCGGCTTCGATGATAAACAGGCGCGGACGGTGCAGCGCCATCAACTGGGCTATTTTGGCGTTGAGGGTGGCGGATTTGCCCGCTCCGGTCGGGCCGAGCAGCAGCAGGTGGCCATTCTGCGCACGGTCAAGCTTGTTCAGCGGATCGAAGCATAGCGGCGTGCCGCCGCGATTGAAGTAACAAATCCCTGGATGCCCGGTGCCGGTTTCCCGCCCGTACACCGGCAGCAGCCCGGCGATATGCTGAACGAAGTTGAGCCGGGTATAAAGACCGCGCGGGTCACGCAGGGGATCGAAGCACATCGGCAGCCAGCGCAGCCAGTGGCTGAGTGGGGCCACTTCGTGTTGCTCCTGCACCTGCACCAGCCCGGCGTTGAGTAACAGGCTGTGCAACTGTCGCTGTTGGCGAAACAGGGCGTCGGTGTCGG is a window of Enterobacter cloacae complex sp. ECNIH7 DNA encoding:
- a CDS encoding helix-turn-helix domain-containing protein, whose protein sequence is MAKKDWHPADIIAALHKRGTSLAKLSREAGLASSTLANALNRPWPKGEWLIAIALDVHPSAIWPERYLNTGNKREPRKPLHLMTTTENSGT
- a CDS encoding helix-turn-helix transcriptional regulator; the encoded protein is MLTHRLKEARIKAGLSQERLGILAGIDEATASPRMNQYERGTHAPDFSLACKFAEVLNVPACYFYTVEDDLAELMLILWSTSEQKRADVIAYAKNNITA
- a CDS encoding phospholipase D-like domain-containing protein translates to MTDLYTNRNSQQDFVKHGFTHHIQNNMDVFIASAFFTEFDIIDNLLEKGCHIRIVVRLGFPTSPFALEKLLSHKNIEARFFTNNSFHPKLYIFGDRTLLVGSANLTNAALLTNQEIMVSLNSEDHRFEELTTLFSHYWESAHVLTKEAIKDYKNVYNKHSKLLSQIKKFDDEVLDKIGDISYSNINRGKKYISQSSIFLESYRKSYQTSVYAFKCIEEIYSSFARKVAEEQIPLRLEIDSFFSFVRDYHATQETWATQPIGWTDLQQSHLRTLIDEWLSTPWDHFEERIVPINYPLIYKVFNSPQSIEQSNIDEIVEALCVLHSFHDRLRFYKGGLYTLIEEFSTSNDIAQIKKTIIYLLYGKGDIIKRMSDCIYNEEYKLNAFGQSNVQELIGWINKENLPVINGRTTKVLRYFGFDIRQL
- a CDS encoding conjugative transfer ATPase, coding for MSERRGLAEQALNASYRKGPSFVDWLPWVEFLPESQMLLLEDGRSVGAVFELTPVGTEGRSTAFLEQVRDTVTDALQDAFDEHERAPWVVQFFCQDEDDSEAWLASLGAYAAPEIRNSAFTREWLVQMANHMVNLTRNEGLFFDNTVTRTRWRATWRRTRMVVYRWLPGLSPDEPSPEETLNHICERLTAGLKAAGISAIRQNEQDIHRWLVRWFNPAPPVEDKKAFWRQLDLTDAESLPVITDFAERLLTSEPRSDAENGVWWLDNRPHKVVVVDRLRKAPPPGLLTGETTRGDGINALFDLLPCGTIMNLTVVVYPQDKLEQHISHLSDRAIGDNTDSEYTRRDCHEVRSYLKDGHKLYRSTLAFYLHAPDTDALFRQQRQLHSLLLNAGLVQVQEQHEVAPLSHWLRWLPMCFDPLRDPRGLYTRLNFVQHIAGLLPVYGRETGTGHPGICYFNRGGTPLCFDPLNKLDRAQNGHLLLLGPTGAGKSATLNAKIAQLMALHRPRLFIIEAGNSFGLMADYAAAHGLTVNKISLRPGSGVTLPLFADAWRLVEQAVTDAEPPEDEENDGEDQRDVLGEMEITARLMITGGEAKEDARLTRPDRAMIRQAIIAAAHTCYEGKRQTLTQDIRDALFGLSKDVSLPEARRQRAYEMAESINLFCAGFEGELFNREGTMWPEADITLVDLATFAREGYEAQLAISYISLINHINNLGERDQHLARPIVNITDEAHIITVNPLLARFLTKGSKMWRKLGIWLWLATQNLADFPDEAKKLLNMIEWWELLVMPPEEIDQVCRFKALTEEQRQLLRSAVKSPGQYTEGVVLSPRVEALFRVVPPALYLALAMTEKHEKAERMRIMRETGCSELEAAVITGIKLIKPSIDN